A DNA window from Arachis hypogaea cultivar Tifrunner chromosome 18, arahy.Tifrunner.gnm2.J5K5, whole genome shotgun sequence contains the following coding sequences:
- the LOC112771649 gene encoding uncharacterized protein produces the protein MEFMSCEQKERVSWWVLMLCTSPLLLDHPYSIILTAAISFVFSSHPLYAFYEDKNDVAVPLCEAAEMINGDDYGIRQQIGSDSSFYGSIYYSRSTPNVAFWTNLTEFA, from the exons ATGGAGTTTATGAGTTGTGAACAAAAGGAGCGTGTTTCATGGTGGGTGTTGATGTTGTGTACGTCCCCTCTCCTGTTAGATCATCCGTACTCCATCATCTTAACAGCAgcaatttcttttgttttctcttcaCATCCTCTTTAT GCTTTTTATGAAGATAAGAATGATGTTGCTGTGCCGTTATGTGAGGCTGCCGAGATGATCAATGGTGATGATTATGGGATTCGACAGCAAATAGGCAGTGATAGCAGTTTCTATGGCTCCATATATTATTCCAGAAGTACCCCTAAT gttgcattttggacgaatttaacaGAATTTGCGTGA